A region of Lentimicrobium sp. L6 DNA encodes the following proteins:
- a CDS encoding acyl carrier protein: MEKTEIVNKLTFVFRKIFNNNSLIISNELTANDVEGWDSLTHMLLVSEVENTFSIKFKLKDLNKMKNVGDMVEIISSKF, from the coding sequence ATGGAAAAGACAGAAATAGTAAACAAATTAACATTCGTTTTTAGAAAAATATTCAATAATAACTCTTTAATTATTTCAAATGAATTAACGGCTAACGATGTTGAAGGATGGGATTCTTTAACTCATATGTTATTGGTTTCTGAAGTTGAAAATACATTTTCTATTAAATTTAAATTGAAAGATTTGAATAAAATGAAAAATGTGGGTGATATGGTTGAAATTATTAGTTCGAAATTCTAA